In the genome of Sorangium aterium, one region contains:
- a CDS encoding CotH kinase family protein, whose protein sequence is MKLGYWMVLALAAAAVGAGCGDDEGASSGVGPGGSGGAGAGGAGGGGAGGAGGEGGTSDGGSGGQPPTPRCEPSDPALADRDADELYAAEEVPRFDFYLPEERWAELKENARDEQYVEAEACYKGKSLGVVGLRFKGGYGTLDMCFDGEGNLTCPKLSMKVKFDEYVDGQRFYAQKRLNFHSMIWDPTRLHERIAYGLFREMGVAAPRSAWATLSVNGESQGLFSMVEDVDGRFLEHHFSDAPDGDLYKEAWPVSDDAGYYAERIETNEDAATHSRFIAFSTALASAEGAGRLSALSEWTDIEQLQRYMAVDETIVNWDGVTTYYANEAGVAANHNFYFYDESSSGKFHLIPWDLDQTLGPSTYFGHVPRWTETPADCSALVPVFMGSELVRPPGCDALFGALNQDAAGYKAALQALYEGPFSEGRLEEQVDKYAALIRAAVEEDPLGPGLAGWEPAVERLRHELPILRERLGRFASDTPLAPFSFTATGINDFEAADTLGLYVGTVVSTNNASSAVPGLSQEDPLNGAQSMLLRFDFRDEAAPWGQYVYFGVPLAEGVIDATALEGVRFWARAEAARGMRFDVESPAQSEGLTGVRHGWDVRLTAEPTLIELRFADMALPGWAIDQGRDPGDDVNDVLRSIVGLSFSAEMNGVRANGFLGKDKVDSGTIEIDDVEFFGPTSESP, encoded by the coding sequence ATGAAGCTTGGGTATTGGATGGTGCTTGCACTTGCGGCTGCCGCGGTGGGCGCAGGCTGCGGTGATGACGAAGGCGCGAGCAGCGGCGTCGGGCCAGGCGGCTCGGGCGGGGCCGGCGCCGGAGGCGCTGGAGGCGGAGGCGCCGGAGGCGCCGGTGGAGAGGGCGGCACGAGCGACGGCGGGAGCGGCGGGCAGCCCCCGACGCCGCGGTGCGAGCCGTCCGACCCCGCGCTGGCCGACCGCGACGCGGACGAGCTGTACGCGGCGGAGGAGGTCCCGCGCTTCGACTTCTATCTTCCGGAAGAGCGCTGGGCGGAGCTCAAGGAGAACGCCCGTGACGAGCAGTATGTCGAGGCCGAGGCCTGCTACAAGGGCAAGAGCCTGGGCGTGGTGGGCCTGCGCTTCAAGGGGGGTTACGGCACCCTGGACATGTGCTTCGACGGGGAGGGAAACCTCACCTGTCCGAAGCTCAGCATGAAGGTGAAGTTCGACGAGTACGTCGACGGACAGCGCTTCTACGCGCAGAAGCGCCTGAACTTCCACTCCATGATCTGGGACCCCACACGGCTCCACGAGCGGATCGCCTATGGCCTGTTCCGGGAGATGGGCGTGGCCGCCCCGCGGAGCGCGTGGGCGACGCTGAGCGTGAACGGCGAGTCGCAGGGGCTCTTCTCGATGGTCGAGGACGTGGATGGCCGCTTCCTGGAACACCACTTCTCCGACGCTCCGGACGGCGATCTCTACAAGGAAGCGTGGCCGGTCTCGGACGACGCCGGCTACTACGCGGAGCGGATCGAGACGAACGAGGACGCGGCCACGCACAGCCGCTTCATCGCGTTCTCGACCGCCCTCGCGTCCGCCGAGGGCGCGGGGCGCCTCTCCGCGCTGTCGGAATGGACGGACATCGAGCAGCTGCAGCGCTACATGGCCGTCGACGAGACGATCGTCAACTGGGACGGCGTCACGACCTACTATGCCAACGAGGCCGGCGTCGCCGCCAACCACAACTTCTACTTCTACGACGAGTCCTCGTCGGGCAAGTTCCACCTCATCCCGTGGGATCTCGATCAGACCCTCGGCCCCAGCACCTACTTCGGCCACGTGCCGCGCTGGACGGAGACGCCGGCGGACTGCAGCGCCTTGGTCCCTGTGTTCATGGGCTCCGAGCTCGTGCGCCCGCCGGGCTGCGACGCGCTGTTCGGCGCCTTGAACCAGGACGCAGCGGGCTACAAGGCCGCGCTCCAGGCGCTCTATGAGGGCCCGTTCAGCGAGGGGCGGCTCGAGGAGCAGGTCGACAAGTACGCGGCGCTGATCCGCGCCGCCGTCGAGGAGGACCCGCTCGGCCCCGGGCTCGCCGGGTGGGAGCCCGCGGTGGAGCGCCTCAGGCACGAGCTGCCGATCTTGCGAGAGCGCCTGGGGCGCTTCGCGAGCGACACGCCGCTCGCGCCCTTCTCGTTCACCGCGACGGGGATCAACGACTTCGAGGCCGCGGACACGCTCGGGCTCTACGTCGGGACGGTGGTGTCCACCAACAACGCGTCGAGCGCCGTGCCGGGCCTTTCGCAGGAAGATCCGCTGAACGGCGCGCAGAGCATGCTCCTCCGCTTCGATTTCCGCGACGAGGCGGCTCCCTGGGGGCAGTACGTGTACTTCGGGGTGCCTCTCGCCGAGGGCGTGATCGACGCGACCGCGCTCGAGGGGGTCCGCTTCTGGGCGCGGGCGGAGGCGGCGCGGGGGATGCGCTTCGACGTCGAGAGCCCGGCGCAGAGCGAAGGGCTCACGGGGGTCCGTCACGGGTGGGACGTGCGGCTCACCGCGGAGCCGACGCTGATCGAGCTGAGGTTCGCCGACATGGCGCTCCCCGGCTGGGCCATCGATCAGGGGCGCGACCCGGGCGACGACGTGAACGACGTGCTCCGATCGATCGTCGGCCTCTCCTTCAGCGCGGAGATGAACGGCGTTCGCGCGAACGGCTTCCTCGGCAAGGACAAGGTCGACTCGGGCACCATCGAGATCGATGACGTCGAGTTCTTCGGCCCGACGTCCGAATCACCCTGA
- a CDS encoding MYXO-CTERM sorting domain-containing protein, whose product MRWSTPNKPSALAWRVALLVALAAGGTARADVVQPNGTVIPVITNRLSSLLNGSAKNDSLDEMIDVVVDAAVEPQVFSPLCEFSGKYIDKGGGANFAVGWYNVDDARDSGDPPRYVPVDTGANLGTPAPESDIQILFPFSGALPPAEKRELTAVSIRENPAYAGGLIGFVLIPNPNGTGDGNATQYHYTEHRFNVECTACASPGPWYSDLIYRSNQLANTFYLGFEDLDFRNAAGAAGVNGNDLDYEDFLFRFSGITCPAAGQPCEVEENVGACRAGISDCDAQGQAICTPIVEPGSQVEQCDGIDNDCDDIVDEEAPCPEDQVCSRGRCVNRCGSAEFPCDPGLVCVEGLCVEQACVDAKCDVGQVCHDGVCRAPCDGVVCPHGQTCRGDRCLDPCDGVTCGAGEVCESGVCVVECGCRGCPSDDRCAADTGRCVEAACADVACGEGTYCRSGACVDLCDGIVCPAGERCVAGMCAEEPPSPATTTSAGPTLDVAASVGAGDAASGSGGAGSGSGGAPSTGAGGDASGSGESAGCSCSLGGDAPSAGGGAALLLAVGLGLRRRRRGDPGRSAPGLRIRRSG is encoded by the coding sequence ATGCGCTGGTCGACCCCCAACAAACCGTCTGCTCTCGCGTGGCGTGTGGCCCTCCTCGTGGCGCTCGCCGCGGGCGGGACGGCGCGCGCGGACGTGGTGCAGCCGAACGGCACCGTCATCCCCGTGATCACGAACCGGCTCAGCTCTCTGCTGAACGGCTCGGCAAAGAACGACAGCCTCGACGAGATGATCGACGTCGTGGTCGACGCCGCGGTGGAGCCCCAGGTGTTCTCGCCGCTCTGCGAGTTCAGCGGCAAGTACATCGACAAGGGAGGAGGCGCCAACTTCGCGGTCGGCTGGTACAACGTCGATGATGCCCGCGACAGCGGCGACCCGCCGCGGTACGTCCCTGTGGACACCGGCGCCAACCTCGGCACGCCGGCGCCGGAGAGCGATATCCAGATCCTCTTTCCGTTCTCTGGCGCTCTGCCGCCCGCAGAGAAGCGCGAGCTGACGGCCGTCTCGATCCGGGAGAACCCCGCCTACGCGGGCGGCCTCATCGGCTTCGTGCTGATCCCCAACCCGAACGGCACCGGCGATGGAAACGCCACGCAGTACCACTACACCGAGCATCGGTTCAACGTGGAGTGTACGGCGTGCGCGAGTCCGGGGCCCTGGTACTCCGATCTCATCTACAGGTCGAACCAGCTCGCCAACACGTTCTACCTGGGGTTCGAGGATCTCGACTTCCGGAACGCCGCCGGCGCCGCGGGCGTCAACGGCAACGACCTCGATTACGAGGACTTCCTGTTCCGCTTCTCCGGCATCACGTGCCCCGCGGCCGGCCAGCCGTGCGAGGTCGAGGAGAACGTGGGCGCGTGCCGCGCGGGGATCTCGGACTGCGACGCGCAGGGACAGGCGATCTGCACGCCGATCGTCGAGCCTGGCAGCCAGGTCGAGCAGTGCGACGGCATCGACAACGACTGCGACGACATCGTCGACGAGGAGGCGCCCTGTCCGGAAGACCAGGTGTGCAGCCGCGGCCGCTGCGTGAACCGCTGCGGCTCGGCCGAGTTCCCGTGCGATCCTGGGCTCGTGTGCGTGGAGGGCCTGTGCGTCGAGCAGGCGTGCGTCGACGCGAAGTGCGATGTCGGCCAGGTGTGCCATGACGGCGTGTGCCGCGCCCCGTGCGACGGCGTGGTGTGCCCGCACGGCCAGACCTGTCGCGGCGACCGCTGCCTGGATCCATGCGACGGCGTGACGTGCGGCGCCGGCGAGGTGTGCGAGAGCGGCGTGTGCGTTGTCGAGTGCGGCTGCCGGGGCTGCCCGTCGGACGACCGCTGCGCGGCGGACACCGGGCGGTGCGTCGAGGCGGCGTGCGCCGACGTCGCGTGCGGCGAGGGCACCTATTGCCGTAGCGGGGCGTGCGTCGACCTCTGCGACGGCATCGTCTGCCCCGCGGGCGAGCGGTGCGTGGCCGGCATGTGCGCCGAGGAGCCGCCGTCTCCTGCCACCACGACGTCGGCGGGTCCGACGCTCGACGTGGCCGCCTCGGTCGGCGCGGGCGACGCCGCGTCGGGCTCGGGCGGGGCCGGATCGGGCTCGGGCGGAGCTCCCTCCACCGGCGCCGGCGGGGACGCGAGCGGGAGCGGGGAGTCGGCGGGCTGCAGCTGCAGCCTCGGCGGCGACGCGCCCTCCGCCGGCGGAGGGGCCGCGTTGCTCCTCGCCGTGGGCCTCGGGCTCCGCCGCCGGAGGCGCGGAGACCCGGGGCGCTCGGCTCCGGGCCTCCGTATCCGTCGCTCAGGGTGA
- a CDS encoding hybrid sensor histidine kinase/response regulator, which translates to MPARILIVDDNTSLAGNLREVLEGARELDVEVALAPNGKQGLAAARRDGFDVAVVDVKLPDASGLELIAPLRAAAPHGEIVLVTGFATVDAAMAALRAGAFAFILKSFRPEELISTVAQAIEKISLKREREELERRYRAIIDAADVLILGLDAGGSVALFNPRLSALTGVSCDAALGMAFCEALVDEPDQRRFNQSFLSVVEGDAAAEVEVGVRDAVGAVRRVRWHLSGVRGGGRGGRTDLVYGIGIDVTERRALERRAADAEALNAMAPLALGLAHEIRNPLNAAVLELHLLSRGIDRLSDEAIREPMKRRVGIVEAEIARLGRLLGEFLELARPRAPHREPVDLARVVRDVLDLEEEAFASHHVEVVRDLADDCFALGDVEKLKQVVLNLVVNALDVMPDGGVLRACASGDAHEVWLSIGDTGPGIAPTILAEIFDPFFTTKAAGTGLGLAIVRKIVDQHAGRVDVDAHAADGTTVRVSLPRFVPEPIERPAGSTPPRGAGA; encoded by the coding sequence GTGCCCGCTCGAATCCTGATCGTGGATGACAACACGAGCCTCGCCGGAAACCTCCGCGAGGTCCTCGAGGGAGCGCGCGAGCTCGACGTCGAGGTCGCCCTCGCGCCCAACGGCAAGCAGGGGCTCGCCGCCGCCCGGCGCGACGGGTTCGACGTCGCGGTCGTCGACGTCAAGCTCCCGGACGCGAGCGGCCTCGAGCTCATCGCCCCGCTCCGCGCCGCCGCCCCCCACGGCGAGATCGTCCTCGTGACCGGCTTCGCGACCGTCGACGCCGCCATGGCCGCGCTCCGCGCCGGCGCCTTCGCCTTCATCCTCAAGTCGTTCCGCCCCGAGGAGCTCATCTCCACGGTGGCCCAGGCGATCGAGAAGATCTCGCTGAAGCGGGAGCGGGAAGAGCTCGAGCGCCGGTACCGGGCGATCATCGACGCGGCGGACGTGCTCATCCTCGGCCTGGACGCCGGCGGCAGCGTCGCGCTCTTCAACCCGCGCCTGTCCGCGCTGACCGGCGTGTCCTGCGACGCCGCGCTCGGCATGGCGTTCTGCGAGGCGCTCGTCGACGAGCCCGATCAGCGCCGGTTCAACCAGTCGTTCCTGAGCGTTGTCGAGGGAGACGCCGCCGCCGAGGTCGAGGTGGGGGTCCGGGACGCGGTGGGCGCGGTCCGCCGCGTGCGCTGGCACCTCTCCGGCGTCCGCGGCGGCGGGCGCGGCGGCAGGACCGACCTCGTCTACGGCATCGGCATCGACGTGACCGAGCGGCGCGCCCTCGAGCGGCGGGCCGCCGACGCCGAGGCCCTGAACGCCATGGCCCCGCTCGCCCTCGGGCTCGCCCACGAGATCAGGAACCCGCTGAACGCCGCGGTCCTGGAGCTCCACCTGCTCAGCCGCGGCATCGATCGCCTCTCCGACGAGGCGATCCGCGAGCCCATGAAGCGGCGCGTCGGCATCGTCGAGGCGGAGATCGCCCGCCTGGGCCGGCTCCTCGGCGAGTTCCTCGAGCTGGCCCGCCCGCGCGCGCCCCACCGCGAGCCCGTCGATCTGGCCCGCGTCGTGCGCGACGTGCTCGACCTCGAGGAGGAGGCGTTCGCGAGCCACCATGTCGAGGTCGTCCGCGATCTCGCGGACGACTGCTTCGCGCTGGGCGACGTCGAGAAGCTCAAGCAGGTGGTCTTGAACCTCGTCGTCAACGCGCTCGACGTGATGCCGGACGGCGGGGTCTTGCGGGCGTGCGCGTCGGGGGATGCGCACGAGGTGTGGCTGTCGATCGGGGACACGGGGCCGGGGATTGCGCCGACGATCCTCGCCGAGATCTTCGATCCGTTCTTCACAACGAAGGCGGCGGGCACGGGCCTCGGGCTCGCGATCGTCCGGAAGATCGTCGACCAGCACGCGGGCCGTGTGGATGTCGACGCGCACGCCGCCGACGGCACGACGGTCCGGGTGAGCCTCCCCCGCTTCGTCCCCGAGCCCATCGAGCGCCCGGCGGGATCCACCCCCCCGCGAGGCGCTGGCGCCTGA
- the obgE gene encoding GTPase ObgE, with product MRFVDRCRLKVIAGDGGNGAIAFRREKYIPFGGPAGGDGGRGGDVVFVGDGGLSTLLDFTYARTLEADRGEHGMGSDCHGRAGADRVEKLPVGTQIFDAESGELIADVTEHGQRVIVARGGKGGRGNLHFKSPHDRAPRRAEPGEPGEARELRLELKVLADIGLLGFPNAGKSTFVAAVSAARPKIGDYPFTTLTPILGMVEIGGGVRSGGSSFVIADIPGLVPGASEGVGLGIQFLRHVERTRALLHLVTLDPGEGREPLADYRALRKELKKFSPEIAERPEIVVLTKADLTEVREAYPKLKARFAKAKVKLHLISAATGEGMPELVRELAALARKREEPAEQEG from the coding sequence ATGCGGTTCGTCGATCGGTGCCGTCTGAAGGTGATCGCCGGGGATGGCGGCAATGGAGCGATCGCGTTCCGTCGTGAGAAGTACATCCCGTTCGGCGGCCCCGCGGGTGGAGACGGCGGCCGCGGCGGGGACGTCGTCTTCGTGGGCGACGGAGGCCTGTCCACGCTACTCGACTTCACCTACGCGCGCACGCTCGAGGCCGACAGGGGCGAGCACGGGATGGGGAGCGACTGCCACGGGCGCGCCGGCGCCGATCGGGTCGAGAAGCTCCCCGTGGGGACGCAGATCTTCGATGCGGAGAGCGGCGAGCTGATCGCCGACGTGACCGAGCACGGCCAGCGGGTCATCGTCGCTCGCGGCGGCAAGGGGGGCCGCGGCAACCTGCACTTCAAGTCGCCGCACGACAGGGCGCCGCGCCGCGCCGAGCCGGGCGAGCCGGGCGAGGCCCGCGAGCTCCGCCTCGAGCTGAAGGTGCTCGCCGACATCGGCCTGCTCGGCTTCCCCAACGCCGGCAAGAGCACCTTCGTCGCCGCCGTCTCTGCGGCCCGGCCCAAGATCGGCGACTACCCGTTCACGACGCTCACCCCGATCCTGGGCATGGTCGAGATCGGCGGCGGCGTCCGGTCGGGCGGGTCGAGCTTCGTCATCGCGGACATCCCCGGGCTGGTCCCGGGCGCGAGCGAGGGGGTCGGGCTCGGCATCCAGTTCCTGAGGCACGTGGAGCGGACACGAGCGCTCCTCCACCTCGTGACGCTCGACCCGGGCGAGGGCCGCGAGCCGCTCGCCGACTACCGGGCGCTCCGCAAGGAGCTCAAGAAGTTCAGCCCGGAGATCGCGGAGCGCCCCGAGATCGTCGTCCTGACGAAGGCCGATCTGACCGAGGTGCGCGAGGCCTACCCGAAGCTCAAGGCGCGGTTCGCGAAGGCGAAGGTGAAGCTCCACCTCATCAGCGCCGCGACGGGCGAGGGAATGCCTGAGCTCGTCCGCGAGCTCGCGGCGCTCGCGCGCAAGCGGGAAGAGCCGGCAGAGCAGGAAGGCTGA
- a CDS encoding PQQ-dependent sugar dehydrogenase, with translation MQVAGPPEEPREGGPPGQAAAAGNPVQAAQGGPGAIAAQNTPAAQGAPATQGAPAAQGAPGSAGELARPAKCGGVPSLKLTMVASMLDQPTYVAGPPGDPSRLLVLEKTGIIRLIKDGAVQQAPFLDVRSRVFFPAPNAEGGLLGLAFHPDYAKNGRFWLHYSSAPRGNVVIEEWKRAAQGGDSAHPEPVRSLVDVKHGAWNHVGGMLAFGKDGYLYAAIGDSARSPSPAADLTSKLGKILRIDVDQPGKAPAGNMTSGDPMIWDYGLRNPWRFSFDRLTGDMYIGDVGQKSWEEILVERPGQGRNDYGWEAMEGTHCYPPGATCKPRGLPPAVEHPRSEAGSIIGGYVYRGAKIPCLRGRYLYGDYVTGRFFSFVWDGKAATDPVELTSALNPNGLPSSFGEDAAGEIYVVMFNTGRIYRLDPG, from the coding sequence GTGCAGGTCGCTGGGCCGCCCGAAGAGCCTCGCGAGGGCGGCCCTCCCGGCCAGGCCGCGGCGGCGGGGAACCCCGTCCAGGCGGCTCAGGGGGGCCCGGGGGCGATCGCCGCGCAAAACACGCCGGCCGCGCAGGGGGCGCCGGCGACGCAAGGCGCCCCCGCGGCGCAGGGGGCGCCCGGGAGCGCCGGGGAGCTCGCTCGCCCGGCGAAGTGCGGGGGCGTCCCGTCGCTGAAGCTCACCATGGTGGCGAGCATGCTCGACCAGCCGACGTATGTGGCCGGTCCGCCCGGCGATCCGTCGCGCCTCCTCGTGCTCGAAAAGACGGGGATCATCCGGCTCATCAAGGACGGCGCCGTCCAGCAGGCGCCGTTCCTCGACGTGCGATCGCGCGTGTTCTTTCCGGCGCCGAACGCGGAGGGCGGCCTGCTCGGGCTCGCGTTCCACCCGGACTACGCGAAGAACGGGCGCTTCTGGCTCCACTATTCGTCGGCCCCGCGCGGCAACGTGGTGATCGAGGAGTGGAAGCGCGCGGCGCAGGGCGGCGACTCCGCCCATCCCGAGCCGGTCAGGTCGCTGGTCGACGTGAAGCACGGCGCCTGGAACCACGTCGGCGGGATGCTTGCCTTCGGCAAGGACGGCTATCTCTACGCCGCGATCGGCGACTCCGCGCGATCTCCGAGCCCCGCGGCCGATCTCACCTCGAAGCTCGGCAAGATCCTCCGCATCGACGTCGATCAGCCGGGCAAGGCGCCGGCGGGCAACATGACGAGCGGTGACCCGATGATCTGGGACTACGGGCTCAGGAACCCGTGGCGGTTCAGCTTCGACCGGCTCACCGGGGACATGTACATCGGCGATGTCGGCCAGAAGAGCTGGGAGGAGATCCTGGTGGAGCGCCCGGGCCAGGGCAGGAACGATTACGGCTGGGAAGCGATGGAGGGTACCCATTGCTACCCTCCCGGCGCGACGTGCAAGCCGCGCGGCCTCCCGCCCGCGGTCGAGCACCCGAGGAGCGAGGCGGGCTCCATCATCGGCGGCTATGTCTACCGCGGGGCGAAGATCCCGTGCCTGCGCGGCCGCTACCTCTATGGCGACTACGTGACGGGCCGCTTCTTCTCCTTCGTGTGGGACGGCAAGGCCGCGACCGATCCCGTCGAGCTGACCTCGGCGTTGAACCCGAATGGACTCCCGTCCTCGTTCGGCGAGGACGCGGCCGGGGAGATCTATGTGGTGATGTTCAACACGGGGCGCATCTACCGGCTCGATCCGGGGTGA
- a CDS encoding diacylglycerol/lipid kinase family protein — MTSPPTGRGPTDDVPQAVVADAPRRASELPRGAASSRIAVVVNGNAKSVTAEVIETLDQILDTGDLFVSRRVEESEGIARILVDRGYGTILTGGGDGTFTVVVTAVVNEAKRRGLPLPRFGLLRLGTGNSLAWVLGASGGAGAKPGLAVDLQRLRAEAGSRNLRLVEAEDILSPFCGFGIDAVMLRDYNAVKSALARGPLKRLAPGPVAYAVAATTRTIPSYLVRRTPHCRVINEGNDAIRVGEKGAMLGAPIKKGGVIYEGPAKIAALSTIPYYGFGFRMFPYADDRQDRMQLRVSVVSPFTFVRNFSSIWSGEFDDLETVFDYFVDEVTIEMDPVTSFQIGGDVRGERSRVRVRLTEPIRIVDFYAPPRG, encoded by the coding sequence ATGACCTCTCCGCCCACCGGTCGCGGCCCCACCGATGACGTCCCCCAGGCCGTGGTCGCTGATGCGCCGCGTCGTGCGAGCGAGTTGCCGCGAGGCGCCGCGAGCAGCCGCATTGCCGTGGTGGTGAACGGCAACGCCAAGAGCGTGACGGCGGAGGTGATCGAGACGCTCGATCAGATCCTTGACACGGGGGATCTGTTCGTCTCGCGGCGGGTGGAGGAGAGCGAGGGCATCGCGCGGATCCTCGTCGACAGGGGTTACGGCACGATCCTCACGGGCGGCGGCGACGGGACGTTCACGGTGGTGGTGACGGCCGTCGTGAACGAGGCGAAGCGGCGCGGGCTGCCGCTGCCGCGGTTCGGGCTGCTCCGCCTTGGGACGGGCAACTCGCTGGCGTGGGTGCTCGGCGCGTCCGGCGGCGCGGGCGCGAAGCCCGGGCTCGCGGTCGACCTCCAGCGGCTGCGCGCCGAGGCCGGCAGCCGGAACCTGCGGCTCGTGGAGGCCGAGGACATCCTGTCGCCGTTCTGCGGCTTCGGGATCGATGCGGTGATGCTCCGCGACTACAACGCGGTGAAGTCGGCGCTCGCGCGCGGCCCGCTGAAGCGGCTCGCGCCGGGGCCGGTGGCGTACGCCGTCGCCGCGACGACGCGGACGATCCCGAGCTACCTCGTGCGGCGCACACCGCACTGCCGCGTCATCAACGAGGGCAACGACGCGATCCGCGTCGGCGAGAAGGGGGCGATGCTCGGGGCGCCCATCAAGAAGGGCGGCGTCATCTACGAGGGGCCGGCGAAGATCGCGGCGCTATCGACGATCCCCTATTACGGCTTCGGCTTCCGGATGTTCCCCTATGCGGACGATCGCCAGGATCGGATGCAGCTGCGCGTGTCGGTGGTCTCGCCGTTCACGTTCGTGCGGAACTTCTCGAGCATCTGGAGCGGAGAGTTCGACGACCTGGAGACGGTGTTCGATTACTTCGTGGATGAGGTCACGATCGAGATGGACCCGGTGACGAGCTTTCAGATCGGCGGCGACGTCCGCGGGGAGCGATCGCGGGTGCGCGTGCGCCTGACCGAGCCGATCCGGATCGTGGATTTCTACGCGCCGCCGCGCGGGTAA
- a CDS encoding inositol-3-phosphate synthase has product MKQPKEIKTAEGKLGVLLPGLGAVSTTTIAGALLARRGLAAPIGSLTQLGTIRLGRRTDDRAPRIKDFLPLAALDQLVFGAWDIFPDNAYESARHADVLDHRHLDAVREELERIRPMPAVFYPQYVRRLHGNHVKKGASKAAMVEQVREDIRDFLRESGAARAVAVWCGSTEVYIAPAEVHSSVARFEAGLAEDHPAISSSQIYAWACLKERVPFANGAPNLTVDFPAAWELARKQEVPIAGKDFKTGQTLMKTVIAPGLKARMLGVAGWFSTNILGNRDGEVLDDPDSFRSKEVSKLGVLEHIFQPHVHGELYGKLFHKVRIEYYPPRGDAKEGWDNIDLVGWLGYPMQVKINFLCRDSILAAPLVLDLALLLDLAQRAGLRGTQEWLSFYFKSPMTAPALYPEHDLFIQSMKLKNTMRWLMGEDLITHLGNEYYD; this is encoded by the coding sequence GTGAAGCAGCCGAAAGAGATCAAGACCGCGGAGGGCAAGCTCGGGGTCCTGCTGCCGGGGCTGGGCGCCGTCTCCACGACCACCATCGCGGGCGCCCTGCTCGCGCGGCGCGGGCTCGCAGCGCCCATCGGGTCGCTCACGCAGCTGGGCACGATCCGGCTCGGCCGGCGCACCGACGACCGCGCGCCCAGGATCAAGGATTTCCTGCCGCTCGCGGCGCTCGATCAGCTGGTGTTCGGCGCGTGGGACATCTTCCCCGACAACGCCTACGAGTCGGCGCGGCACGCGGACGTGCTCGATCACCGCCACCTCGACGCCGTCCGCGAGGAGCTGGAGCGGATCCGCCCCATGCCCGCGGTGTTCTACCCGCAGTACGTGAGGCGCCTCCACGGCAACCACGTGAAGAAGGGCGCGAGCAAGGCCGCGATGGTCGAGCAGGTCCGGGAGGATATCCGCGACTTCCTGCGCGAGAGCGGCGCTGCGCGCGCCGTCGCCGTCTGGTGCGGATCGACCGAGGTCTATATCGCGCCAGCGGAGGTCCACTCCTCCGTCGCGCGCTTCGAGGCGGGCCTCGCCGAGGACCACCCGGCGATCTCGAGCTCCCAGATCTACGCGTGGGCCTGCCTGAAGGAGCGCGTCCCGTTCGCGAACGGCGCGCCGAACCTGACGGTCGATTTCCCGGCCGCGTGGGAGCTCGCGAGGAAGCAGGAGGTCCCCATCGCCGGCAAGGATTTCAAGACCGGCCAGACCCTGATGAAGACGGTGATCGCCCCGGGGCTCAAGGCGAGGATGCTCGGCGTCGCAGGGTGGTTCTCGACCAACATCCTCGGCAACCGCGACGGCGAGGTGCTCGACGACCCGGACTCCTTCCGATCGAAGGAGGTCTCGAAGCTCGGCGTGCTCGAGCACATTTTCCAGCCGCACGTCCACGGAGAGCTCTATGGCAAGCTCTTCCACAAGGTGCGGATCGAGTACTACCCACCTCGGGGCGACGCCAAGGAGGGGTGGGACAACATCGATCTCGTCGGCTGGCTGGGCTACCCGATGCAGGTGAAGATCAACTTCCTCTGCCGCGACTCGATCCTCGCCGCGCCCCTCGTGCTCGACCTGGCGCTCCTCCTCGATCTCGCGCAGCGCGCCGGGCTGCGCGGCACGCAGGAGTGGCTGAGCTTTTACTTCAAGAGCCCGATGACAGCGCCGGCCCTGTACCCGGAGCACGATCTCTTCATCCAGTCGATGAAGCTCAAGAACACGATGCGATGGCTCATGGGGGAGGACCTCATCACCCACCTGGGCAACGAGTACTACGACTGA
- a CDS encoding calcium-binding protein codes for MGIASLALLLGAGSIGTGCAAQVTTEGERGEGTDEGALEGEELEGEEAEAACEIGESRSCTVNGTEGFEQCENVDGVAMWTGCQAGGSVTSTPLVLSFEQRPVEYVTAMSGAFDLSGLGATIATDWPTAATPWLAFDRDGNGAIDGGEELFGSATVLSSGARADNGFTALRELDTDGDGRITARDEAWSRLVLWSDRDANRASSAGELEPLASRGLVAIELSYARDRRCDGRGNCEIERASFTFSEGASTRTGAVVDVHLRWQ; via the coding sequence GTGGGAATTGCCTCTCTCGCGCTCCTCCTCGGCGCGGGGTCGATCGGCACAGGCTGCGCCGCGCAGGTGACGACCGAAGGGGAACGTGGTGAGGGGACCGACGAGGGCGCGCTCGAAGGCGAGGAGCTCGAAGGTGAGGAGGCCGAGGCGGCGTGCGAGATCGGCGAGTCCCGGAGCTGCACCGTCAACGGGACAGAGGGCTTCGAGCAGTGCGAGAACGTCGATGGGGTGGCGATGTGGACCGGGTGCCAGGCGGGCGGTAGCGTCACCAGCACGCCGCTCGTGCTCTCCTTCGAGCAGCGGCCCGTCGAGTACGTGACCGCGATGAGCGGCGCGTTCGATCTGAGCGGGCTCGGGGCCACGATCGCCACCGACTGGCCGACCGCGGCGACGCCGTGGCTCGCGTTCGATCGGGACGGCAACGGGGCGATCGACGGCGGCGAGGAGCTGTTCGGCTCGGCGACGGTGCTCTCGAGCGGCGCCCGCGCGGACAACGGGTTCACCGCGCTCCGCGAGCTCGACACCGACGGAGACGGCCGGATCACGGCGCGGGACGAGGCGTGGTCGCGGCTCGTGCTCTGGAGCGACCGCGACGCGAACCGCGCGTCGAGCGCCGGCGAGCTCGAGCCGCTCGCGTCGCGCGGGCTCGTCGCGATCGAGCTCTCGTATGCACGCGATCGGCGCTGTGACGGGCGCGGCAACTGCGAGATCGAGCGCGCCTCGTTCACGTTCTCGGAGGGCGCCTCGACGCGGACGGGCGCGGTCGTCGACGTGCACCTCCGCTGGCAGTGA